In Streptomyces sclerotialus, one genomic interval encodes:
- a CDS encoding dihydrodipicolinate synthase family protein has translation MSLPALLRGVVPPLCTPLTPDGEVDTRSLAALTTRLVDAGVHGLFALGSSGEAAYLTDAQRCTALDTVVETAAGRVPVLAGAIDMTTARVLEHARAAEALGADAVVATAPFFTRTHPAEITEHFTRLRTALGVPLFAYDIPASAHTKLPADLLLSLAADDVLAGLKDSSGDDGALRRLLVRVRELSGGFSVLTGSELAVDGALLAGAHGVVPGLGNVDPEGYLRLYEHASAGRWREAAAEQDRLAALFALTDAGDENIMGRSSSALGAFKAALHLLGVIDCPATAAPQLPLGPAAVKTVRRLLEDAELL, from the coding sequence ATGTCCCTCCCAGCGCTCCTCCGCGGTGTCGTACCGCCCCTGTGCACCCCGCTCACCCCGGACGGTGAGGTCGACACCCGGTCGCTGGCCGCGCTCACCACCCGGCTGGTCGACGCGGGGGTGCACGGCCTCTTCGCACTCGGGTCCAGCGGCGAGGCGGCGTACCTCACGGACGCGCAGCGGTGCACGGCCCTGGACACGGTCGTCGAGACCGCTGCGGGACGCGTCCCGGTACTGGCCGGGGCCATCGACATGACGACCGCCCGGGTGCTGGAGCACGCCCGTGCCGCCGAGGCGCTGGGCGCCGACGCCGTCGTGGCCACCGCGCCGTTCTTCACGCGCACCCACCCGGCCGAGATCACCGAGCACTTCACGCGGCTGCGGACGGCGCTGGGCGTACCGCTGTTCGCGTACGACATCCCGGCGTCGGCGCACACCAAGCTCCCTGCCGACCTGTTGCTGTCGCTGGCCGCCGACGACGTGCTGGCCGGGCTGAAGGACAGCAGCGGGGACGACGGGGCGCTGCGCCGCCTGCTGGTGCGGGTACGGGAGCTGAGCGGCGGCTTCTCCGTGCTGACCGGATCGGAACTGGCCGTGGACGGCGCCCTGCTGGCCGGCGCGCACGGTGTCGTCCCCGGGCTCGGCAACGTCGACCCGGAGGGCTATCTGCGGCTGTACGAGCACGCGAGCGCCGGGCGGTGGCGGGAGGCCGCGGCGGAACAGGACCGGCTGGCGGCGCTCTTCGCCCTCACCGACGCCGGCGACGAGAACATCATGGGACGCAGTTCCTCCGCGCTCGGCGCCTTCAAGGCGGCGCTGCACCTCCTGGGCGTCATCGACTGCCCGGCCACCGCAGCGCCCCAGCTGCCGCTCGGCCCGGCGGCCGTGAAGACCGTCCGCCGCCTGCTGGAGGACGCGGAGCTGCTCTAG
- a CDS encoding MgtC/SapB family protein: MPSTHLAAALFDPGTGQGWRQIAELSIALLLSSLIGLEREARQKSAGLRTHTLVGVGSALFMEVSIHGFGAVTGIDGIGLDPSRVAAQVVSGIGFIGGGLIFVKKDAVRGLTTAATVWLTCAIGMACGGGLPLLALASTAVHFLVVRGFPKVTDRMTLAPSVESFELRLAYRAQRGLLGRMLEMCTGHGFQVTDVQVETDPEAPDRVPSEVLLRLEGSASAHELVERLAQLEGVRGITLGRESDRTE; the protein is encoded by the coding sequence ATGCCTTCCACCCACCTCGCCGCCGCACTGTTCGACCCCGGCACCGGCCAGGGCTGGCGCCAGATCGCCGAGCTGTCCATCGCGCTGCTGCTGTCCTCCCTGATCGGGCTGGAACGCGAGGCGCGGCAGAAGAGTGCGGGCCTGCGCACCCACACCCTCGTAGGCGTCGGCAGCGCGCTCTTCATGGAGGTGTCGATCCACGGCTTCGGGGCGGTCACGGGCATCGACGGCATCGGGCTCGACCCGTCCCGGGTCGCCGCGCAGGTCGTCTCGGGCATCGGCTTCATCGGCGGCGGCCTGATCTTCGTGAAGAAGGACGCCGTACGCGGGCTGACCACGGCCGCCACCGTCTGGCTGACCTGTGCCATCGGTATGGCCTGCGGCGGCGGGCTGCCACTGCTCGCGCTCGCCTCGACGGCCGTGCACTTCCTCGTCGTCCGCGGCTTCCCCAAGGTCACCGACCGGATGACGCTGGCACCGTCCGTCGAGAGCTTCGAACTCCGGCTCGCCTACCGGGCGCAGCGCGGCCTTCTGGGGCGGATGCTGGAGATGTGCACCGGCCACGGCTTCCAGGTGACCGACGTCCAGGTCGAGACCGACCCCGAAGCCCCCGACCGCGTGCCCTCCGAAGTACTGCTCCGCCTGGAAGGCAGCGCCTCAGCACATGAACTGGTGGAACGCCTCGCCCAACTGGAGGGCGTCCGCGGCATCACACTGGGCCGGGAGTCGGACCGCACGGAGTGA